The following are from one region of the Silene latifolia isolate original U9 population chromosome 9, ASM4854445v1, whole genome shotgun sequence genome:
- the LOC141600729 gene encoding uncharacterized protein LOC141600729, with translation MGFCAEWNINLVTSTPDYPKTNGQAESSNKVVIVCLKKKLKRRRGRWTKELLLVLWADMTALKTSTGQIPYSLVYGREAVIPVEVHMLTSRYSLNNIEANDDMLKDNLVLTEGLRDAAKIRITSYQQAVAIS, from the coding sequence ATGGGCTTTTGTGctgaatggaatatcaacctcgTGACATCAACCCCTGACTACCCAAAAACAAATGGTCAGGCTGAATCAAGTAACAAAGTGGTTAtcgtttgcttaaagaagaagctgaaaagaagacgaggtAGGTGGACAAAGGAGCTTttattagtactatgggcagataTGACAGCTCTAAAAACATCAACTGGCCAGATACCTTACTCATTGGTGTATGGCCGTGAAGCGGTTATTCCTGTGGAAGTACATATGCTAACCTCAAGATATAGTCTTAACAACATAGAAGCAAATGACGACATGTTGAAAGACAACTTAGTCTTGACAGAAGGATTGAGAgatgctgccaaaatcaggataacatcatatcaacaagcagtagcTATAAGCTAG
- the LOC141599401 gene encoding uncharacterized protein LOC141599401 isoform X3: MGESGEFNMGNIDLPGGSFSRLLLSTASTIDDLPQSSPLFSSNTPKMLCFGDLSSQISPSFTSYCATSSASSCGNASTVLNNKKRSGSGQESGLAPENVQKNGRKRNKPGMGPTTNTTASLVGHAKVKGKREKLGDRITALQQLVCPYGKLNGVISDIDRYSFGVTRSNGIHKILAGSSESTCLSLFAKLALFIISSTPSFNDCK; encoded by the exons ATGGGTGAAAGTGGAGAGTTTAATATGGGTAATATTGATCTTCCTGGTGGTAGTTTTTCACGGTTATTATTATCAACAGCATCAACAATAGATGATCTTCCTCAGTCTTCTCCTTTATTCTCTTCCAACACTCCGAAAATGTTGTGTTTTGGTGATCTTAGCTCACAAATTTCACCCTCTTTTACTAGTTACTGTGCCACTTCCTCTGCCTCTTCTTGTGGAAATGCCTCAACTGTACTTAATAAT AAAAAAAGAAGTGGGTCGGGTCAGGAATCCGGGTTAGCGCCAGAGAATGTGCAGAAAAATGGAAGGAAGAGGAATAAACCAGGGATGGGGCCTACCACCAATACTACTGCTTCTTTAGTTGGGCATGCAAAGGTTAAG GGAAAAAGAGAGAAACTTGGAGATAGGATCACGGCATTGCAGCAGCTTGTATGCCCTTACGGCAAG CTAAACGGGGTGATTTCGGATATAGACAGATACAGCTTCGGTGTTACACGAAGCAACGGGATACATAAGATTCTTGCAGGATCAAGTGAAAGTACTTGCCTCTCCTTATTTGCAAAGCTTGCCTTGTTCATCATCTCCTCAACACCCTCTTTCAATGACTGTAAGT GA
- the LOC141599401 gene encoding uncharacterized protein LOC141599401 isoform X4, with protein sequence MGESGEFNMGNIDLPGGSFSRLLLSTASTIDDLPQSSPLFSSNTPKMLCFGDLSSQISPSFTSYCATSSASSCGNASTVLNNKKRSGSGQESGLAPENVQKNGRKRNKPGMGPTTNTTASLVGHAKVKGKREKLGDRITALQQLVCPYGKLNGVISDIDRYSFGVTRSNGIHKILAGSSESTCLSLFAKLALFIISSTPSFND encoded by the exons ATGGGTGAAAGTGGAGAGTTTAATATGGGTAATATTGATCTTCCTGGTGGTAGTTTTTCACGGTTATTATTATCAACAGCATCAACAATAGATGATCTTCCTCAGTCTTCTCCTTTATTCTCTTCCAACACTCCGAAAATGTTGTGTTTTGGTGATCTTAGCTCACAAATTTCACCCTCTTTTACTAGTTACTGTGCCACTTCCTCTGCCTCTTCTTGTGGAAATGCCTCAACTGTACTTAATAAT AAAAAAAGAAGTGGGTCGGGTCAGGAATCCGGGTTAGCGCCAGAGAATGTGCAGAAAAATGGAAGGAAGAGGAATAAACCAGGGATGGGGCCTACCACCAATACTACTGCTTCTTTAGTTGGGCATGCAAAGGTTAAG GGAAAAAGAGAGAAACTTGGAGATAGGATCACGGCATTGCAGCAGCTTGTATGCCCTTACGGCAAG CTAAACGGGGTGATTTCGGATATAGACAGATACAGCTTCGGTGTTACACGAAGCAACGGGATACATAAGATTCTTGCAGGATCAAGTGAAAGTACTTGCCTCTCCTTATTTGCAAAGCTTGCCTTGTTCATCATCTCCTCAACACCCTCTTTCAATGACT GA
- the LOC141599401 gene encoding transcription factor bHLH113 isoform X1, whose amino-acid sequence MGESGEFNMGNIDLPGGSFSRLLLSTASTIDDLPQSSPLFSSNTPKMLCFGDLSSQISPSFTSYCATSSASSCGNASTVLNNKKRSGSGQESGLAPENVQKNGRKRNKPGMGPTTNTTASLVGHAKVKGKREKLGDRITALQQLVCPYGKTDTASVLHEATGYIRFLQDQVKVLASPYLQSLPCSSSPQHPLSMTVSEKTPPLITYDATKCLRSRGLCLVPVECIVDIANNNGADFWSSSSSLSTS is encoded by the exons ATGGGTGAAAGTGGAGAGTTTAATATGGGTAATATTGATCTTCCTGGTGGTAGTTTTTCACGGTTATTATTATCAACAGCATCAACAATAGATGATCTTCCTCAGTCTTCTCCTTTATTCTCTTCCAACACTCCGAAAATGTTGTGTTTTGGTGATCTTAGCTCACAAATTTCACCCTCTTTTACTAGTTACTGTGCCACTTCCTCTGCCTCTTCTTGTGGAAATGCCTCAACTGTACTTAATAAT AAAAAAAGAAGTGGGTCGGGTCAGGAATCCGGGTTAGCGCCAGAGAATGTGCAGAAAAATGGAAGGAAGAGGAATAAACCAGGGATGGGGCCTACCACCAATACTACTGCTTCTTTAGTTGGGCATGCAAAGGTTAAG GGAAAAAGAGAGAAACTTGGAGATAGGATCACGGCATTGCAGCAGCTTGTATGCCCTTACGGCAAG ACAGATACAGCTTCGGTGTTACACGAAGCAACGGGATACATAAGATTCTTGCAGGATCAAGTGAAAGTACTTGCCTCTCCTTATTTGCAAAGCTTGCCTTGTTCATCATCTCCTCAACACCCTCTTTCAATGACTGTAAGT GAGAAGACTCCACCACTAATCACATATGATGCAACAAAGTGCCTAAGGAGTAGGGGCCTATGTTTGGTGCCGGTTGAATGTATAGTCGATATAGCAAATAACAATGGTGCGGATTTCTGGTCATCTTCTTCAAGCTTATCAACATCGTGA
- the LOC141599401 gene encoding transcription factor bHLH113 isoform X2 has product MGESGEFNMGNIDLPGGSFSRLLLSTASTIDDLPQSSPLFSSNTPKMLCFGDLSSQISPSFTSYCATSSASSCGNASTVLNNKKRSGSGQESGLAPENVQKNGRKRNKPGMGPTTNTTASLVGHAKVKGKREKLGDRITALQQLVCPYGKTDTASVLHEATGYIRFLQDQVKVLASPYLQSLPCSSSPQHPLSMTEKTPPLITYDATKCLRSRGLCLVPVECIVDIANNNGADFWSSSSSLSTS; this is encoded by the exons ATGGGTGAAAGTGGAGAGTTTAATATGGGTAATATTGATCTTCCTGGTGGTAGTTTTTCACGGTTATTATTATCAACAGCATCAACAATAGATGATCTTCCTCAGTCTTCTCCTTTATTCTCTTCCAACACTCCGAAAATGTTGTGTTTTGGTGATCTTAGCTCACAAATTTCACCCTCTTTTACTAGTTACTGTGCCACTTCCTCTGCCTCTTCTTGTGGAAATGCCTCAACTGTACTTAATAAT AAAAAAAGAAGTGGGTCGGGTCAGGAATCCGGGTTAGCGCCAGAGAATGTGCAGAAAAATGGAAGGAAGAGGAATAAACCAGGGATGGGGCCTACCACCAATACTACTGCTTCTTTAGTTGGGCATGCAAAGGTTAAG GGAAAAAGAGAGAAACTTGGAGATAGGATCACGGCATTGCAGCAGCTTGTATGCCCTTACGGCAAG ACAGATACAGCTTCGGTGTTACACGAAGCAACGGGATACATAAGATTCTTGCAGGATCAAGTGAAAGTACTTGCCTCTCCTTATTTGCAAAGCTTGCCTTGTTCATCATCTCCTCAACACCCTCTTTCAATGACT GAGAAGACTCCACCACTAATCACATATGATGCAACAAAGTGCCTAAGGAGTAGGGGCCTATGTTTGGTGCCGGTTGAATGTATAGTCGATATAGCAAATAACAATGGTGCGGATTTCTGGTCATCTTCTTCAAGCTTATCAACATCGTGA